A single Lactuca sativa cultivar Salinas chromosome 8, Lsat_Salinas_v11, whole genome shotgun sequence DNA region contains:
- the LOC111921168 gene encoding protein WVD2-like 7: MAGEIVEPFRFDFQADHLHSGSISFGRFESESLSWERRSSFSHNRYLEEVEKYSKPGSVTEKKAYFEAHFRKKALLKQNLSESQDEKESPTSEHNDLDDLQQSNTFFNEETKIQKPVNKNIETLTENTSETTLITHTPEKDKDMVTMVKPTSEIKQQKPKLKAHDFNSVKAKTKESKSLHMKEKEKKAPQPATPISHSVRKTLKSEESSMSFVKAKILPLNKSIVKEYKSLKPMETKSLMLEKKSANRIKQTTMTTSVNKGSTGFTFRSDQRAEKRKEEKRVADMAQTRKTHNFKATPMPSFYKESIRPISSPSLANKNPHVLEKKKKELTFQPKSTKGQRVLKKEVKGVDLVNGPKHGYLAVGAAI; this comes from the exons ATGGCTGGGGAAATTGTAGAACCGTTCCGGTTTGATTTTCAG GCAGATCATTTGCACTCTGGATCAATCTCATTTGGAAGATTTGAATCGGAATCATTATCATGGGAAAGAAGATCATCCTTTTCACACAATCGGTATCTTGAAGAGGTGGAAAAATACTCAAAACCAGGTTCAGTTACTGAAAAGAAAGCTTATTTTGAGGCCCATTTTAGAAAGAAAGCCCTTCTAAAACAAAATCTATCCGAAAGCCAAGATGAGAAAGAATCCCCAACAAGTGAACACAATGACCTTGATGATTTACAACAATCAAACACTTTCTTCAATGAAGAAACCAAAATTCAGAAACCTGTGAACAAAAATATCGAAACTTTAACTGAAAATACATCAGAAACCACCCTTATAACTCACACTccagaaaaggacaaagatatggTTACAATG GTAAAGCCTACATCAGAAATAAAACAACAAAAGCCAAAACTGAAGGCTCATGACTTTAATTCTGTGAAGGCTAAAACAAAGGAAAGTAAAAGTTTACATATGAAGGAGAAAGAAAAGAAGGCACCTCAACCTGCTACTCCCATTTCACATTCAGTGAGAAAAACTTTAAAATCAGAG GAATCAAGTATGAGTTTTGTCAAGGCAAAAATACTTCCCCTAAATAAAag CATTGTGAAAGAATATAAATCTTTAAAACCAATGGAAACAAAGTCTTTGATGTTGGAGAAGAAATCTGCCAACAG GATTAAACAAACTACAATGACAACAAGTGTCAATAAGGGCTCTACAGGTTTCACTTTTAGAAGCGATCAACGAGCAGAAAAAAGGAAAGAG gaAAAAAGGGTAGCTGACATGGCGCAAACCCGAAAAACTCACAATTTTAAAGCAACACCAATGCCATCTTTCTACAAAGAATCTATAAGACCGATTTCTTCACCTTCATTAGCAAACAAAAACCCTCATGTCCttgaaaaaaagaaaaaggagTTGACTTTTCAACCGAAGTCAACAAAAGGACAACGGGTGTTGAAAAAAGAGGTAAAAGGAGTTGACTTGGTCAACGGTCCAAAACATGGCTACTTAGCAGTTGGTGCTGCTATTTGA